Proteins co-encoded in one Xanthomonas campestris pv. badrii genomic window:
- a CDS encoding YifB family Mg chelatase-like AAA ATPase encodes MSLALVHSRARVGVHAPEVRVEVHLSGGLPSTQIVGLPEAAVRESRERVRAALLCAQFEFPARRITINLAPADLPKEGGRFDMPIALGILAASGQIDRQALAEYEFLGELALTGELRGVDGVLPAALAAAQAGRRLIVPLSNGAEAAIAGHVQAFTARTLLEVCAALNGTQPAPAAELAGATLGARALPDMADVRGQPHARRALEIAAAGGHHLLLVGSPGCGKTLLASRLPGLLPDASEAEALETAAITSVSGRGLDLARWRQRPYRSPHHTASAVALVGGGTHPRPGEISLAHNGVLFLDELPEWQRQTLEVLREPLESGLVTISRAARSVDFPARFQLVAAMNPCPCGWAGDGSGRCRCSSDSIRRYRSRISGPLLDRIDLHVEVPRLPAQALRSGTPGEDSASVRARVVAARQRQLARGALPNAQLDQPDTDRHCRLQGDDQVLLERAIEHLQLSARSMHRILRVARTIADLDDSADIATRHLTEAIGYRKLDRALGTASAA; translated from the coding sequence ATGAGTCTGGCGCTGGTGCACAGCCGTGCCCGCGTGGGGGTGCACGCGCCTGAGGTTCGGGTGGAGGTGCATCTGTCCGGCGGTCTTCCCTCCACCCAGATCGTGGGCCTGCCCGAAGCGGCGGTGCGCGAGTCGCGCGAGCGCGTACGTGCGGCGTTGCTCTGCGCGCAGTTCGAATTTCCGGCCCGGCGCATCACCATCAACCTGGCGCCTGCGGATCTGCCCAAGGAGGGCGGTCGTTTCGACATGCCGATCGCGCTTGGCATCCTGGCCGCCAGCGGGCAGATCGACCGCCAGGCATTGGCCGAGTATGAGTTTCTCGGCGAGCTGGCGTTGACCGGCGAGCTGCGCGGCGTCGACGGCGTGCTGCCGGCCGCCCTGGCCGCCGCACAGGCGGGGCGACGGCTGATCGTGCCGCTGAGCAATGGCGCCGAGGCGGCCATCGCCGGGCATGTCCAGGCCTTCACTGCGCGGACCCTGCTGGAGGTCTGCGCCGCCCTCAACGGCACCCAGCCGGCGCCTGCCGCGGAACTGGCAGGCGCCACGCTCGGCGCACGTGCGCTACCGGATATGGCCGACGTGCGCGGGCAACCGCATGCGCGCCGCGCGCTGGAGATCGCCGCCGCCGGAGGGCATCACCTGCTGCTGGTCGGCAGCCCCGGATGCGGCAAGACCTTGCTGGCCTCGCGCCTGCCCGGCCTGCTGCCGGACGCCAGCGAAGCCGAAGCACTGGAAACGGCTGCCATCACCTCGGTCAGCGGCCGTGGGCTGGATCTGGCCCGCTGGCGCCAGCGGCCCTACCGGTCCCCGCACCACACCGCCAGTGCGGTTGCCCTGGTCGGCGGCGGCACGCACCCGCGCCCCGGCGAGATTTCGCTGGCGCACAACGGCGTGCTGTTCCTGGACGAACTGCCCGAGTGGCAACGGCAGACCCTGGAAGTGCTGCGCGAGCCGCTGGAATCGGGACTGGTCACGATCTCGCGTGCGGCGCGCAGCGTGGATTTTCCGGCACGCTTCCAGTTGGTCGCAGCCATGAACCCCTGCCCGTGCGGCTGGGCGGGCGATGGCAGCGGCCGGTGCCGCTGCAGCAGCGACAGCATCCGCCGCTACCGCAGCCGCATTTCCGGGCCACTGCTGGACCGCATCGACCTGCATGTGGAAGTGCCGCGGCTGCCGGCGCAGGCGCTGCGTAGCGGCACCCCCGGTGAGGACAGCGCCAGCGTGCGTGCCCGCGTGGTCGCCGCGCGGCAGCGGCAGCTCGCGCGCGGCGCTCTTCCAAACGCACAGCTCGATCAGCCCGACACCGACCGCCACTGCCGGCTGCAAGGCGACGACCAGGTGCTGCTGGAACGCGCGATCGAGCACCTGCAGCTGTCCGCACGTTCGATGCACCGCATCCTGCGCGTGGCGCGCACCATCGCCGATCTCGACGACAGCGCGGACATCGCCACCCGCCATCTCACCGAAGCGATCGGCTACCGCAAGCTGGATCGCGCACTCGGCACCGCCAGCGCGGCGTAG
- a CDS encoding DUF1153 domain-containing protein: MSAVMDEEQIKRWTARRKSALVLEIIQGKTTVALASRQFDLTPNEIEGWVEEGKRGLENALRAKPEDVREQYERQLKELQEAYGEAMLELRARKKLAALLGKDES, translated from the coding sequence ATGAGTGCAGTAATGGACGAAGAACAGATCAAGCGCTGGACGGCCCGGCGCAAGTCGGCGCTGGTGCTGGAGATCATCCAGGGGAAGACGACGGTGGCCTTGGCCAGCCGGCAGTTCGACCTGACGCCCAATGAGATCGAAGGCTGGGTCGAGGAAGGTAAGCGCGGCCTGGAGAACGCGCTGCGGGCCAAGCCCGAAGACGTGCGCGAGCAGTACGAACGCCAGCTCAAGGAGCTGCAGGAAGCCTACGGCGAAGCCATGCTGGAACTGCGTGCCCGAAAAAAATTGGCAGCCCTGCTGGGCAAGGACGAGAGCTGA
- a CDS encoding fatty acid desaturase family protein: MSRVHNRALSAAELQSFGDELDAIRARVLKQVGADDARYIRRIVAAVRWTGVSGRALLFLGAFVHSVLVPAWIAGVLLLTLSKILENMELGHNVMHGQYDWMGDPQLNGNTYEWDIVATGDNWRKTHNFKHHTYTNVRGMDDDIGYGLLRIFPEQRWRPFYLMQPFIAVVFALLFEWGVAIQDLRLGRWFAGKMKTAELRASFLPVGRKMGRQMLKDYIVFPALAGPFFLTVLLGNLAANVLRSIWTFVIIFCGHFTADAEVFPKESIRNESRGHWYLRQLRGSSNLTGGKLMNVLSGNLSHQIEHHFYPDLPANRYAQIAVEVKQICARYGQHYNTGSLPRQFGQVMWRIVRHAFPSRPKPVRERSAALQGA; the protein is encoded by the coding sequence ATGAGCCGAGTCCATAACCGCGCCCTGTCTGCCGCCGAGCTGCAATCCTTCGGCGACGAGCTCGATGCCATCCGCGCCCGCGTGCTGAAGCAGGTAGGTGCCGACGATGCACGCTACATCCGCCGCATCGTGGCGGCCGTGCGCTGGACCGGCGTGTCCGGCCGCGCGCTGCTGTTCCTGGGCGCCTTCGTGCACAGCGTGCTGGTTCCGGCCTGGATCGCCGGCGTGCTGCTGCTGACGCTGTCCAAGATCCTGGAGAACATGGAGCTGGGCCACAACGTCATGCACGGCCAGTACGACTGGATGGGCGATCCGCAGCTCAACGGCAATACCTACGAGTGGGACATCGTTGCCACTGGCGACAACTGGCGCAAGACGCACAACTTCAAGCACCACACCTACACCAACGTGCGCGGCATGGACGACGACATCGGCTACGGCCTGTTGCGCATCTTCCCCGAGCAGCGCTGGCGCCCGTTCTACCTGATGCAGCCCTTCATTGCAGTGGTGTTCGCGCTGCTGTTCGAGTGGGGCGTGGCCATCCAGGACCTGCGCCTGGGCCGCTGGTTCGCCGGCAAGATGAAGACCGCCGAATTGCGCGCTTCGTTCCTGCCGGTCGGCCGCAAGATGGGCCGCCAGATGCTCAAGGACTACATCGTGTTCCCGGCGCTGGCCGGTCCGTTCTTCCTGACCGTGCTGCTGGGCAACCTGGCCGCCAACGTGCTGCGCAGCATCTGGACCTTCGTGATCATCTTCTGCGGTCATTTCACCGCCGACGCGGAAGTGTTTCCGAAGGAATCGATCCGCAACGAATCGCGCGGCCACTGGTATCTGCGCCAGTTGCGCGGCTCGTCGAATCTGACCGGCGGCAAGCTGATGAACGTGCTGTCGGGCAATCTGAGCCACCAGATCGAACACCACTTCTATCCGGACCTGCCGGCCAACCGGTATGCGCAGATCGCGGTCGAAGTGAAGCAGATCTGTGCGCGCTACGGCCAGCACTACAACACCGGCTCGCTGCCGCGGCAGTTCGGGCAGGTGATGTGGCGGATCGTGCGGCACGCGTTCCCGAGCCGGCCCAAGCCGGTGCGCGAGCGCAGCGCAGCGCTGCAGGGCGCGTGA
- a CDS encoding EAL domain-containing protein, which translates to MKRQRIISLTVLLVAVCATLPIGLSYYLAWRLALSREEGRLSQLAALSIRRTETAFDEAHGALLSMAASRLTPCSPAHLAQMRALVLTSQYIVELGHFRQGRLRCTSWGLLPASIPQRRADFVVKRGIAVTTRLLPLANPQHPLMALQLDNYNVLINPNTLADINLPPGLQLAIGTPDGHLLSSTGTAAERLLLAPPADDATRMPGQAHAQVLSGRGRRGDWAAVVTEPAAYLRGPLAAARLQVVPVGIALAVLLVGLVLWVSRRRLSPLARLEIAVQRGEFVVHYQPIIALDSGRCVGAEALVRWQQPDGVLVPPDAFIPLAEESGLILPITDLVVAEVIRDLGPTLAAEPSLHVAINVSAGDIKSGRVQSVLADALRGTGVDSGQVWVEATERSLMDIDAARTTITHLRGAGHTVSIDDFGTGYSSLQYLQGLPLDALKIDKSFVDTIGTHSATSSVTAHIIEMAKTLQLRTIAEGVERQEQLDYLRAHGVDLAQGWLFSRALPAIGFIAYQAQARRSAR; encoded by the coding sequence GTGAAGCGCCAACGCATCATCAGCTTGACCGTGCTGTTGGTGGCGGTGTGCGCAACGCTCCCGATCGGTCTGTCGTACTACCTGGCCTGGCGGCTGGCGCTGTCGCGTGAGGAAGGCAGGCTCAGCCAGCTGGCGGCGCTGTCGATCCGGCGTACCGAAACCGCCTTCGACGAAGCCCATGGGGCCTTGCTGAGCATGGCCGCCTCCCGGCTGACGCCCTGCTCGCCCGCCCACCTGGCGCAGATGCGCGCGTTGGTGCTGACCAGCCAGTACATCGTCGAGCTGGGGCATTTCCGGCAAGGGCGGTTGCGCTGCACCTCTTGGGGACTATTGCCTGCCAGCATTCCGCAGCGCCGCGCGGATTTCGTGGTCAAGCGCGGCATTGCAGTCACCACGCGGCTGCTGCCGCTGGCCAATCCGCAACATCCGCTGATGGCGCTGCAGCTGGACAACTACAACGTCCTGATCAATCCGAACACGCTGGCCGACATCAATCTCCCGCCCGGCCTGCAGCTGGCGATCGGCACCCCGGACGGGCACCTGCTCAGCAGCACCGGCACCGCAGCCGAACGGTTGCTGTTGGCGCCACCGGCCGACGATGCCACCCGCATGCCCGGGCAGGCGCACGCGCAGGTGCTGTCCGGCAGGGGACGCCGGGGCGACTGGGCTGCGGTGGTCACCGAACCGGCCGCTTACCTGCGCGGGCCGCTGGCCGCCGCGCGGCTGCAGGTGGTGCCGGTCGGCATTGCGCTGGCCGTGCTGCTGGTCGGCCTGGTGCTGTGGGTCTCGCGGCGACGCTTGTCGCCGCTGGCGCGGCTGGAGATCGCGGTGCAGCGTGGCGAATTCGTCGTGCATTACCAACCGATCATCGCCCTGGACAGCGGCCGCTGCGTAGGCGCCGAGGCCCTGGTGCGCTGGCAGCAGCCCGATGGCGTGCTGGTGCCGCCGGACGCCTTCATTCCGCTGGCCGAAGAGAGCGGCCTGATCCTGCCGATCACCGATCTGGTGGTGGCCGAAGTCATCCGCGATCTCGGCCCCACCCTGGCCGCCGAACCGTCGCTGCATGTGGCCATCAACGTCTCGGCCGGGGACATCAAGAGCGGCCGCGTGCAGTCGGTGCTGGCCGACGCGCTGCGGGGTACCGGCGTGGACAGCGGGCAGGTCTGGGTGGAGGCGACCGAACGCAGCCTGATGGACATCGATGCCGCGCGCACCACCATCACGCATCTGCGTGGCGCCGGCCACACCGTCTCCATCGACGACTTCGGCACCGGCTATTCCAGCCTGCAGTATCTGCAAGGCCTGCCGCTGGATGCCTTGAAGATCGACAAATCGTTCGTGGACACCATCGGCACGCACTCGGCCACCAGCTCGGTCACCGCGCACATCATCGAAATGGCCAAGACGCTGCAGCTGCGCACCATCGCCGAAGGGGTCGAGCGCCAGGAACAGCTGGATTACCTGCGCGCGCACGGCGTGGACCTGGCGCAGGGCTGGCTGTTCTCGCGCGCGCTGCCGGCCATCGGCTTCATCGCCTATCAGGCACAGGCGCGAAGGTCGGCGCGCTGA
- a CDS encoding P-II family nitrogen regulator, which yields MLRARHALGSVPMKMIMAIVKPFKLDDVREALAGCGVAGITVTEVKGFGRQKGHTELYRGAEYVVDFLPKVKIEVAVTDDQAERVVEAIVAAAGTGKIGDGKVFVYDLGSVVRIRTGELDSDAL from the coding sequence ATGCTGCGCGCCCGTCATGCCCTGGGATCTGTACCAATGAAAATGATCATGGCCATCGTCAAACCGTTCAAGCTCGACGATGTGCGCGAAGCGCTCGCCGGCTGTGGGGTGGCGGGCATCACCGTGACCGAGGTCAAGGGCTTCGGCCGCCAGAAGGGCCACACCGAGCTGTATCGCGGCGCCGAGTACGTGGTCGATTTTCTGCCCAAGGTGAAGATCGAAGTGGCGGTGACCGACGACCAGGCCGAGCGTGTGGTCGAAGCCATCGTGGCGGCAGCCGGTACCGGCAAGATCGGTGACGGCAAGGTGTTCGTCTACGACCTGGGCAGCGTGGTGCGCATCCGCACCGGTGAGCTGGACAGCGACGCGTTGTAG
- the ubiK gene encoding ubiquinone biosynthesis accessory factor UbiK, translating into MIDFNQLDDLARRLSDLVPPGLRQSREELQSTFKGALQAGLGKLDLVTREEFDVQRAVLLRTREKLDALEQAVAALEARATGTPPSAAPGSDTP; encoded by the coding sequence ATGATCGATTTCAACCAGCTCGACGACCTCGCCCGCCGCCTCAGCGACCTGGTGCCGCCGGGCCTGCGCCAATCGCGCGAAGAGCTGCAGAGCACCTTCAAGGGTGCCTTGCAGGCCGGCCTGGGCAAGCTGGACCTGGTCACCCGCGAAGAGTTCGACGTGCAGCGCGCGGTGCTGCTGCGCACGCGCGAAAAACTCGACGCGCTGGAGCAGGCGGTGGCCGCCCTGGAAGCACGCGCAACCGGCACACCGCCCAGTGCGGCCCCCGGTTCCGATACTCCCTGA
- a CDS encoding IS3 family transposase: MASIQQGLKEDGFDVSMVKLCRWFGVPRRSVYYTPRKAAPKVKPELAEPIKAMIEAEPSFGYRTVAGLLRMNKNTVQRIFQIKGWQVRKRAVGKRPRIEALPSVASAPNQRWATDLCRIWGGKDGWLSLALVIDCHTRQLLGWQLSRTGRASTAVAALEQALITRFGTLGKVKEPFLLRSDNGLVFTSRDYTRLVAGYGMKQEFITPHCPQQNGMVERVIRTLKEQCVHRHRFESLAHALRVISDWIGFYNRQRPHQALNMMTPDQAYAATLTT, translated from the coding sequence ATGGCCTCGATCCAGCAGGGCCTGAAGGAGGACGGGTTCGACGTCTCGATGGTCAAGCTGTGCCGCTGGTTCGGTGTACCACGGCGCAGCGTGTACTACACGCCGCGCAAGGCAGCGCCGAAGGTGAAGCCAGAGCTGGCCGAACCGATCAAGGCCATGATCGAGGCCGAGCCGTCGTTCGGGTATCGGACGGTGGCTGGGCTACTGCGGATGAACAAGAACACGGTGCAGCGGATCTTTCAGATCAAGGGCTGGCAGGTGCGCAAGCGGGCCGTGGGCAAGCGACCGCGGATCGAGGCCTTGCCCTCGGTGGCCAGCGCACCGAACCAACGCTGGGCCACCGACCTGTGTCGGATCTGGGGCGGTAAGGACGGCTGGCTGAGCCTGGCCCTGGTGATCGATTGCCATACCCGGCAATTGCTGGGCTGGCAGCTCTCGCGCACGGGCAGGGCCAGCACCGCCGTGGCGGCCTTGGAGCAAGCACTGATCACCCGCTTCGGCACGCTGGGCAAGGTCAAGGAGCCGTTCCTGCTGCGCTCGGACAATGGCCTGGTCTTCACCAGCCGCGACTACACCCGCCTGGTCGCTGGCTACGGCATGAAGCAGGAGTTCATCACGCCACACTGTCCCCAGCAGAACGGGATGGTCGAGCGCGTCATACGCACGCTCAAGGAACAGTGCGTCCATCGGCACCGGTTCGAGAGCTTGGCCCACGCCTTGCGCGTCATCAGCGACTGGATTGGGTTCTACAACCGGCAGCGCCCGCATCAGGCACTGAACATGATGACGCCTGACCAAGCCTATGCCGCTACATTAACCACCTGA